The proteins below come from a single Falco peregrinus isolate bFalPer1 chromosome Z, bFalPer1.pri, whole genome shotgun sequence genomic window:
- the STARD4 gene encoding stAR-related lipid transfer protein 4, translated as MDGLPGPAPLAARLRDTLVQYHGIADRAWRLAKKTKDATVWRKPSEEFSGYLYKAQGVVEDVTNRIVDHIRPGPYRLDWDSLMTTMDIIETFEENCCVMRYTTAGQLWNIIAPREFVDFSYTTSYEDGLLTCGISLDYGEVRPNFVRGFNHPCGWFCVPLKDYPSHSLLTGYIQTELRGMLPQSAVDTAMSSTLANFYSDLKKALKT; from the exons ATGGATggcctgcccggcccggccccgctggcGGCGCGGCTGCGGGACACCCTGGTGCAGTACCACGGCATCGCGGACCGCGCCTGGCGGCTGGCGAAGAAAACG aaagatgCAACTGTGTGGCGTAAACCATCAGAGGAATTCAGTGGATATCT CTACAAAGCTCAAGGAGTTGTGGAAGATGTTACTAACAGAATAGTGGATCATATTCGCCCTGGACCTTATAGACTAGACTGGGACAGCTTAATGACTACAATGGACATCATAGAAACATTTGAAGAG AACTGCTGTGTGATGCGCTACACCACTGCTGGCCAGCTCTGGAACATCATAGCACCAAGGGAATTTGTTGATTTCTCTTACACTACAAGCTATGAAGATGGGCTTCTAACGTGCG GTATAAGCCTAGACTATGGAGAAGTGAGACCTAACTTTGTCCGTGGATTCAATCACCCTTGCGGTTGGTTCTGCGTCCCTCTTAAGGACTATCCTAGCCACAGTCTTTTGACAGGCTATATTCAGACTGAACTGCGAGGGATGCTACCACAATCTGCAGTAGACACTGCCATGTCTAGTACCCTAGCCAATTTCTACTCTGACCtcaaaaaagcactgaaaacataG